The window GCGCGGCGACGCGGACGTGCACACGGCGCACGAGGCGGCGGTCGAAGCCAAGCACCACCTGATCGACGAGTTCACCGCGACGCCCTACCGCCCCACCGGCCTGGCCGCCGAGGACCAGGCCCTCGACACCCTGGTGGGCCTGCTCGAATGGTGTGCTTCGGTCATCGCCGACACCACGCACGAGTACCCGGACCTGAGCGGGGCACCCGAGGTCGAACGGGAGCTGCTCGCCGAGACCGGCGCCGGCCTGCGCGAGGTTTCCCGGCTGATGGCCGGTCAGCCCGGCTCCTTCGAGGCCGACGAGCTGGACCGCCGGATCCAGGCGAGCGTGGAACGGCTGCGCGCGCTGGGATCCGGCGATCCCGGCTACGTCGACGCGGTGCACCTTTCGTTCCACGCCCGCACCGGCGCGTTCGCCGTCCGGGAGGCGGTGACCGAAGCACGCGCCGCGGTGCCCGGCGGCCGGAGAACGCGCTTTCCCGGCCGGCTCTCCATGGCCTCGCTGGCCCGGGTCGCCTCGCCGCACACGAGCCTGCGGTCGGTGTGGTTCGTCAACAGCCTCCGCGGCGCGGTGGCACTGACGGCGGCGGTCGTCGTCGCCGGGGCGAGCGGCGTCGAGCACGGGTTCTGGGTGGTGCTCGGCACGTTGTCCGTCCTGCGCGGCAACGCGGCGGCGACCGGGTCGACCGCGCTGCGGGCGCTGCTCGGCACCGCGCTCGGCGTCGTCGTCGGTGCGGTGCTGCTGCTGGTCATCGGCACCAGCGCGCCCGCGCTGTGGATCGCCCTCCCGATCGCGGTGCTGGTCGCCGGCTACGCGCCGGGCGCGCTGCCCTTCACCGCCGGCCAGGCGGCCTTCACCGTGACGGTCTCGGTGCTGTTCAACCTGCTCGCGCCGGCCGGCTGGCAGATCGGTGTCGTGCGGATCGAGGACGTCGCGATCGGCTGCGCGGTCTGCCTGGTGGTGGGCGCGCTGTTCTGGCCCCGCGGCGCCCGGGCCGTGGTCGCCGACGACCTCGCCGACGCGTTCCGCGCCGGCGGCGCGTACCTGGCCGCCGCCGCGAACTGGGCGCTCGGCCTCCGCCACGACCCACCCGCGTCCGCCGCGGCGACCGCCGCCGGGGCACGCCTCGACGACGCACTCCGCGGGTTCCTCAGCGAGCAGGGCACCAAGCACGTCCCCAAGCCCGACCTGTGGCGGCTGGTCATGGGGACCGTCCGCTCCCGGCTGACCGCGCACTCACTGGCCGGGCTCCCGAACCCCCACGTCGAGCCGGACCCGTTCCGCCGGCTCCTCGGCGACCAAGCGGGCCAGCTCGCCGCCTGGTACGACCACCTGGCATCCCGCCTGGACCGCACCGACCACGGCGACGTCCCCATACTCGCCCCGCCCGCCTTCCCCGATCTCCTGGCGCAGCCGGGCGCCTCGGTCCGCGACCTCGCCTGCGCGCTCTGGGTCCACGAGCACATCAAGCACATCTCGGCCCGGCTCGCCGAACTCGTCGAACCGGCAAGCGTGGTGGCGGCCCAGCGGCACCGCCCTTGGTGGCGGTGAACACGCGCCCGCGCGCCGACACCGCACCCAGCCGTCGCCGCCCAGCCGACTGACCTCGCGGGCGAACCCAACGAACAGCTCGACCGTGCCGATCCGCTGTCGTGCCCCCAGGCGGCCGTTCGCCGCGGTCCGGGCTCGGTGCCAGGCCTGGTCCGGCGGCGTTGCGCATCCTGTCGCTTTGTTCTATAACTCGTATAGCTAGAGCGGAGGTGGCGGCGTGATCCTGAACGTCGACCCCGCCGGTGACGTGCCGATCTACCAGCAGCTGCGGGACCAGATCGTGGAAGCCATCGCCGGCGGCGTGCTGACCGAGAGCAGCCCGCTGCCCGCCACCAGGACGCTCGCCGCCGATTTCGGGATCAACTTCCACACCGTCAACAAGGCCTACGACCTGCTGCGGCGCCAAGGCCTGATCCGGCTCAACCGCAAGACCGGCGCGGTCGTGGTCGCCACGCCCGCGGACTCGGCGTTCCGCGCGGAATGGACCGCGCGGGCTCGGACGCTGCTGGCCGAGGCCGTCGCCCGGGGATGGCCGGCCGACGAGGTGCTCGCGACCTGCCAGTCGGTGCTCGATTCGTTCGGTTCCCCGCAACGGGAGGAGACGCCATGATCGTCGCCGTCGTCGTGAGCGCCGCGTTGGCGGCACTGGTGCTCGTGCTCGCCATGGTGCTGCCCGCGATCACCAGCCCGACCGTGCCGTTCGGGGTCCGGGTCCCGGCCGGGCACGTCCACGACCCAGCGGTGACCAGGCAGACCCGCCTCTACCGGCGGCGCGTGCTCGCCGGCGGGATCACCGCCGCCG of the Amycolatopsis sp. NBC_01488 genome contains:
- a CDS encoding FUSC family protein, whose product is MAIDSPVLKTRWAAPRDWIPRWSATAALRAVRATLVVPVLFAFSITVIGDLQVATFAAFGGFATLVMASFGGDRRDKLRAHFGLAVAGSVLLVVGTAASASLPLAAVVTLVVTFLVLFGGVAGPNAAAGGTAALLAYVLPAASPGTMSMVPARLGGWWLASVVGTAAVLLLSPRSPATALRDAASRAAGALADHLDAALRGDADVHTAHEAAVEAKHHLIDEFTATPYRPTGLAAEDQALDTLVGLLEWCASVIADTTHEYPDLSGAPEVERELLAETGAGLREVSRLMAGQPGSFEADELDRRIQASVERLRALGSGDPGYVDAVHLSFHARTGAFAVREAVTEARAAVPGGRRTRFPGRLSMASLARVASPHTSLRSVWFVNSLRGAVALTAAVVVAGASGVEHGFWVVLGTLSVLRGNAAATGSTALRALLGTALGVVVGAVLLLVIGTSAPALWIALPIAVLVAGYAPGALPFTAGQAAFTVTVSVLFNLLAPAGWQIGVVRIEDVAIGCAVCLVVGALFWPRGARAVVADDLADAFRAGGAYLAAAANWALGLRHDPPASAAATAAGARLDDALRGFLSEQGTKHVPKPDLWRLVMGTVRSRLTAHSLAGLPNPHVEPDPFRRLLGDQAGQLAAWYDHLASRLDRTDHGDVPILAPPAFPDLLAQPGASVRDLACALWVHEHIKHISARLAELVEPASVVAAQRHRPWWR
- a CDS encoding GntR family transcriptional regulator; amino-acid sequence: MILNVDPAGDVPIYQQLRDQIVEAIAGGVLTESSPLPATRTLAADFGINFHTVNKAYDLLRRQGLIRLNRKTGAVVVATPADSAFRAEWTARARTLLAEAVARGWPADEVLATCQSVLDSFGSPQREETP